From the genome of Argentina anserina chromosome 4, drPotAnse1.1, whole genome shotgun sequence, one region includes:
- the LOC126791308 gene encoding plant UBX domain-containing protein 7-like has translation MERTCSWSMGIQSLQFSDNVLTPTSHPPSELLYQQKKKHPFKLLSRRKWNILILENKNQMMLNSQVNLAPLYHPPYELLFQGSFKKLMIQAKRTASVEDKWFPVNLQSTKEISSHMINQDTWAHEAVSKIISTNFIFWQAYDDSNEVRKICTYYNLVYTPVVLIIDPINGENIRSWYGMVQPECLLEASLQLTNHLSNYRNHLDDIQ, from the exons ATGGAACGTACCTGCTCCTGGAGTATGGGAATTCAAAGTCTTCAGTTCTCAGATAATGTTCTCACTCCCACGTCTCATCCTCCCTCTGAGCTTTTGTACCAGCAGAAAAAGAAACATCCATTTAAGTTGTTGTCCAGGAGAAAATGGAACATTCTGATCTTAGAGAACAAAAACCAAATGATGCTCAACTCCCAGGTTAACCTTGCTCCACTATATCATCCTCCCTATGAGCTATTATTTCAGGGCTCATTCAAGAAG CTAATGATTCAGGCAAAACGTACTGCTTCTGTCGAGGACAAATGGTTCCCGGTAAACTTGCAATCGACTAAGGAAATAAGCTCACATATG ATTAATCAAGACACCTGGGCTCATGAAGCTGTCTCGAAAATCATCAGCACTAATTTTATCTTCTGGCAG GCATATGATGATTCAAATGAAGTCAGGAAGATTTGCACCTACTACAACTTGGTATATACACCGGTAGTGCTTATCATTGACCCCATAAATGGTGAAAATATACGTTCGTGGTATGGAATGGTTCAACCGGAATGTCTGCTGGAGGCAAGTCTACAATTAACCAATCACTTGTCAAACTACAGGAACCACCTAGATGATATACAGTGA
- the LOC126792494 gene encoding uncharacterized protein LOC126792494, with the protein MAVTNDQPHNRAADQKEEKNRAIEADAGEENKMAEKEPRKARLEHNRRLLTRAKFVATEVEAIVLGTSATTETMSTTSPEAESITSVHSEGDKTGDVPETNPCTYLMNIEGPEAKNSNDDEEHKVEAGGANPPKAENKKASEEPETDEESGSDDESDESEKKQDVEAERAEEAASTTEEKCDESRFGAERWWVEEQHLEAKRVEETPVVGKKREKRKRKKKSKAEEPFVSYPSFGVVSLALVSSILIYIAFSDDLIYIALSKLLIKNWKL; encoded by the exons ATGGCTGTAACAAACGACCAGCCTCACAATCGTGCAGCAGATcaaaaagaggagaagaacagGGCCATAGAGGCAGATGCTGGGGAGGAAAACAAGATGGCCGAGAAGGAACCCAGGAAAGCTCGACTTGAGCATAATCGGCGACTTCTTACTCGGGCCAAGTTTGTGGCAACTGAAGTTGAAGCAATTGTTCTTGGTACATCTGCTACCACTGAGACTATGAGCACGACGAGTCCAGAAGCCGAAAGCATCACTAGCGTGCACTCTGAAGGAGATAAAACCGGCGATGTCCCGGAGACCAATCCATGTACGTATTTGATGAACATCGAGGGTCCAGAGGCAAAGAACAGTAATGATGACGAGGAGCATAAAGTTGAAGCAGGAGGAGCAAACCCTCCCAAGGCAGAGAATAAGAAGGCGTCAGAG GAACCAGAAACTGATGAAGAAAGTGGATCTGATGACGAAAGTGATGAGTCTGAGAAGAAGCAAGACGTAGAGGCGGAGAGAGCTGAAGAAGCTGCAAGTACaactgaagaaaaatgtgatgAAAGCAGGTTTGGTGCTGAACGTTGGTGGGTGGAGGAGCAACACTTGGAGGCCAAAAGAGTTGAAGAAACCCCGGTAGTTgggaagaaaagagagaagaggaaaaggaagaagaaaagcaaGGCAGAAGAACCCTTCGTAAGCTATCCATCATTCGGAGTTGTTTCGTTGGCGTTGGTTTCCAGCATTCTGATTTATATAGCTTTTTCTGATGATCTGATTTATATAGCTTTAAGCAAGCTCCTTATTAAGAATTGGAAGCTCTAA
- the LOC126791292 gene encoding microtubule-associated protein 70-1-like — protein MEEVSGDGASPMTEFGSNGLTQGYNPPPLTVSGSFKEGKSSSRRRPAVRRPSMDGDEFINLLHGSDPVKVELNRLENEVRDKDRELGEAQAQIKALKLSERAREKAVEELSDELSKVDEKLKLTESLLESKNLEIKKINDEKKASMAAQFAAEATLRRVHAAQKDDDMPPIEAILAPLEAELKLARQEIAKLQDDNKALDRLTKSKEAALLDAERTVEVALVKASMVDDLQNKNQELMKQIEICQEENRILDRMHRQKVAEVEKLTQTVRELEEAVLAGGAAANAVRDYQRKFQEMNEERKTLDRELARAKVTANRVAVVVANEWKDSNDKVMPVKQWLEERRFLQGEMQQLRDKLAITERAAKSEAQLKEKYHMRLKVLEESVRGSSGISRSTTEGRSTSNGPSRRQSLGGADTIPKLSSNGFLSKRTPVRSLSSSTSSVLKHAKGTSKSFDGGTRSLDRGKVSLNGASSNFSVNQSCEGSKDGEAQNNWKGTSDDKPIEFSTVDTEDNVPGVLYDLLQKEVVALRKAGHEKDQSLKDKDDAIEMLAKKVDTLTKAMEVEARKMRREVAAMEKEVAAMRVDKEQDNRAKRFGSAKTSVSSAQVLSGRGLSRGGLTRSTQ, from the exons ATGGAGGAAGTTTCGGGCGACGGAGCGTCTCCGATGACGGAGTTTGGTTCCAATGGACTGACGCAGGGGTACAATCCGCCGCCGCTCACGGTGTCGGGATCGTTCAAGGAGGGGAAGAGCTCGTCGCGGAGGAGACCGGCGGTCAGGCGGCCGAGCATGGACGGCGACGAGTTCATTAACCTCCTTCACGGCTCGGATCCGGTCAAGGTGGAGCTCAATCGGCTCGAGAATGAAGTCAGAG ATAAGGACCGGGAGTTGGGAGAGGCTCAGGCTCAGATCAAGGCTCTGAAGCTTTCTGAAAGAGCCAGGGAAAAAGCTGTTGAAGAG CTCAGTGATGAACTGTCAAAGGTGGATGAGAAGCTTAAGTTAACAGAATCTCTTTTAGAAAGCAAG AATCTTGAAATAAAGAAGATCAATGATGAGAAGAAAGCATCTATGGCAGCTCAATTTGCAGCTGAAGCTACTCTGCGTAGGGTTCATGCTGCTCAGAAAGATGATGATATGCCTCCAATAGAAGCCATTCTTGCACCTCTAGAGGCTGAGCTTAAGCTTGCTCGGCAAGAG ATTGCAAAGCTTCAAGATGATAACAAAGCTTTGGATCGACTTACCAAATCAAAAGAAGCAGCTTTACTTGATGCTGAAAGGACTGTTGAAGTTGCCTTGGTTAAGGCCTCCATGGTGGATGAccttcaaaataaaaaccaagaGTTGATGAAACAGATTGAAATTTGTCAG GAAGAAAACAGAATTTTAGATAGAATGCATAGACAAAAAGTTGCCGAGGTTGAAAAGCTTACACAGACTGTGCGGGAGTTGGAAGAGGCAGTTCTTGCTGGTGGTGCTGCAGCCAATGCTGTCAGGGATTACCAGCGGAAGTTTCAGGAGATGAAT GAGGAAAGAAAAACTCTAGACCGGGAATTGGCCCGTGCAAAAGTAACAGCAAACAGAGTAGCTGTAGTGGTAGCAAATGAGTGGAAAGATTCTAACGATAAAGTGATGCCTGTAAAGCAATGGCTTGAAGAGCGGAGATTCTTGCAG GGAGAAATGCAGCAACTTCGGGATAAGCTTGCCATAACTGAAAGGGCTGCCAAGTCAGAAGCTCAGTTGAAA GAAAAATATCATATGCGACTTAAAGTGCTTGAAGAGAGTGTGAGAGGATCTTCTGGTATTAGTCGAAGTACAACAGAGGGAAGAAGTACAAGCAATGGACCCTCTCGACGTCAGTCTCTCGGTGGAGCGGATACCATTCCAAAATTATCTTCCAATGGCTTTTTATCCAAGAGGACACCAGTCAGATCTCTGTCGTCCAGCACCAGTTCAGTCTTGAAGCATGCTAAGGGCACTTCGAAATCATTTGATGGTGGTACTAGATCACTGGACAGGGGCAAGGTGTCATTAAATGGTGCTAGCTCCAATTTCTCAGTCAACCAATCTTGTGAGGGATCCAAGGATGGGGAAGCACAAAATAACTGGAAAGGAACTTCAGATGATAAGCCAATTGAGTTCTCAACAGTGGATACAGAGGATAATGTCCCAGGAGTTTTGTATGATTTGCTACAGAAAGAGGTTGTAGCTTTAAGGAAAGCTGGCCATGAGAAGGATCAAAGCCTGAAAGACAAGGATGATGCCATTGAG ATGTTAGCCAAGAAGGTAGACACCTTGACTAAAGCAATGGAGGTCGAGGCCAGGAAAATGAGAAGAGAGGTTGCAGCTATGGAGAAGGAGGTAGCTGCCATGCGTGTGGACAAAGAACAAGACAATAGGGCCAAGCGGTTTGGTAGTGCCAAAACCTCTGTCAGCAGTGCTCAAGTGCTTTCTGGAAG AGGTCTGTCACGAGGAGGGTTGACACGCAGCACCCAATAA